The region CTTAGCGGCTTGACAGTTTGGAAAAGCTCACTAGCCGTCTGATATCCAGAAGACTGGATTTCTTTATTACACAGGCCTGTCGAGCCCACTGTGAAAGATGCCAGCTGTATCGCTACAAGGCAGGTGATCCTCAATGTTTATAAGTAGTCGGACGCAAATGCAGTAATACATACCTGCTGCCGCTGAAGACTTATCTTTGCTTACATACACAGCCTCGTACAAGCAGGTTTTGCAAGACCTTTGCTTCCCTGGTGGGTTGTGCGTCGCTTCTCTGAGTCAGATATTCACTTATAACCTACACTGATTTTGTTATGAGTAGCAGGGTTCTGTTTTCTTATCTTTACACTCTTCATATTGAAAGAACAAAGGTAGCGAGGTGTTGTGTGGAAGATGGCTGCCCCGCGTCTTCATTTCAGAGCATTTATACTCTGTCATTGTTTGCTGTGCGTTGTGAGTCATGCCCGAATGACCATCAGGCATCGTCACTCCTTGACATTGATCTGGAATGAATGCAGATTTATTTATTCGAATAATAAGAAATTCTCGAGCAACGACCTTCAGTTTCACTGCAGATTATACTCTATTTTAAGGCCAGAGGAGAGTAATGgtggtgttttatgtttttcttaATCTTCAATAATTTTGAGCATGTTTGGTGTGAGAATTCAAGAGGATCAGATAGAcctgaaatccccccccccagtgtactGATATTGAGAGCGCTGTAGATGATGCAGACACTTGATTTTCTCCTTGGTGTTTCTACctaaaggggcggcatggtggtgcagtggttagcactctcgcctcacacctctgggacctgggttcgagtctccgcctgggtcacatgtgtgcggagtttgcatgttctcctcatgtcgtcgtggggtttcctccgggtactccggtttccccccacagtccaaaaacatgctgaggctaattggagttgctaaattgcccataggtgtgcatgtgtgagtgaatggtgtgtgagtgtgccctgcgatgggctggaccccccatcctgggttgttccctacctcgtgccaattgcttccgggataggctccgtaccccccgcgacccagaaggataagtggtttggaaaatggatggatggatgtttctacCTAAATACCCCTTCCCTTAATACCAGATGTTGTCATTTTGGATGTTCAGAATCACTCAAGGATTCTTCCCTGTCTGCTGTAATGCTGTCCCACTTAGGGCTTTTGTGAAGTATTCATTTCAGTTATGTTTATTTAACACTTGTAGGGGTGATAATAAAATGCATTGCGTTTCATTAGTTAGGCAGCATCCTTGAGCCGTAGTGCTTaatctggtcccagaggtgctcgCAGTAATCGCACATGGTTGTTACAGGGAGCTTTCTTTGCATTGAGATGTCTCACTTATGATTTATTACTCTGAGATCCTATTTGATCATTCAAAATCGTTGTTTTATCTTGTGTTTTCCCTGTTACACAGTTGCTTTTGTCGTTATCCAATTCAATCCTGTATATATTCATTCCGTTTCCATTATGTTTGTCCAATTAAGTGTCGTGGTAGCACTTCACCAAAAACGTGTAAATTAAATATGTACGGTACTCTAATAGTTGGTATCCATTCTGTAATTATTTTGAATCCGTTCTGTGTTCTAATAGCCAcagcatgtcactgagtcactgCTGGCTTTTCTCCTCCTCACTTGAAAGGATTAAATTATGTGCAGCCACCTGATATGATGGGCGATCTCTCGTTCTGTACAATAGCCCATTCAGGGTCTGTCCGACTGCTACCAATTAGAAAATACTTTTAGCCATTGTTTGTTTGTGGTGGTCTGCCTGCCCTGTAAATGCAGTGTGTATTAATAAACATATTGCACGTGTACTATTTTGCAGCATGCTCAGTTTTCAAAACAAACTCTCAGTTAGAGTTTATACTTTTTATATTTAGAGTGTAAGAAGGTGTTTTCCATAAACAGATGGATGAAATGTTTCCCTGTTTGAATTCTGTAGAGAAGTTCTCTCAGCAGTTTGGGTTTTGCAGCTTTCAGGAAGACCACTGTATATTTTAACACCTTTCACTTTTACTTTCCAAAAGCAAACTGTGTGTTTAAACTCgtttcagttttgttttgcAAAGGCAAAAAGTAGGTTGGGGTCCAGTGAATTGACTTCAAACAAGACATATCCTGTTTAATAATACAGAGCATTTAACTCTGTTTATTTATAAACAGGTTTTTAATATGAGTTTGCCTTTTGTGGTCTTGTAGAGGAATAATAGCATccgggaatttgattggaattCCCTTGCAGTCAGTTATGTGAGGCTAATAACAAGACAGGCCATGGTGTGGTTTTTATTATGGAGCCTTCATGCAGAATTTTGTGCCAAATGCAGACAATTTATCTAGTGAGAGCATTGCTGTAAACTGTCTTAACACTAATGAATACACCACTTTTCTTTCATGTGAATAGTTCATCCTCTCTACCTTTTAGTAAATCAACAAGAAATACCATAAGCGTGCCCAGAAGCTGTCAGTTGCATAGTGAGCAGTGTTTTGTGGGaatcagtattcaaaacaattatGATTTTGGTAATAAGTCACACCAGAGTGGTGTACTTGGACACTAGTTGTGAATCGATATGTTGGTTACATGAGAATGGGATGCAAGTCTGTCGTACGTGACCTCCTCACCTGGTGGGTGGAGATCTATAAGGAGATGCAGTGAGTCATTAGCTTTGAGGACTTACCTGTTTTCATGCGTCATCTTCAGGCCTGGGGAAGTAATCATGACCAAAATGCGGCCTGACGTGCGATAGGTCGACTCAGCTGTCATTTATGAAATGTTGTCCCTCCCTCTCAATGTCATTTTGTATTATTCGCCACACTGCCACCTtgttttgagaagtgatatAATCAATGTGAACCTCACCCTCTTGTCTAGAGATGAACTGACTGTGAAAAGCAGTGAAGGGTCAAGGAATCTCCTGGTCTGCAACAGAGATGCCCCAGTTCAGCAGTGTTGCTCCAGTTTGTCATTTTCAGCGTTTGACTTTTCAGGATGTGCCGTGGGTGAAGGTCTGCTTGTAGGGGatgggtggtggggggcggTCTCCATGGGAACAGTGTCCTCATTCGCTCTTAGTTCATGTGCTCCTATTGGGGGCCACTGGTCGTGGGCCATGGCCAGAAGGATGGAGGGGGGATAAGTCTGGGGTCTCATGCAAAGGAGCCACCTCTGAGCATCCTCCCCCTACCAGCCCTTCAGGCTCGTGTTCCATTGACACCCTTAGGAATAACTTTGTTTCGGTAGCAAATGACATACATATGTAAGACCTGAAGAGCAGGTTTCACGTGGATTTTTCATGTGCTGCCTTTGTTTACTTTGAGGCTGATTCTGCAGTTACATATATGCACATTTCAGTTTGTTGATAGACGGGGGATCAAAGCAAAGGCCAGGAAACCTCTGGCAGATAGACAGTCACACGTGCTTTTCTGGTCTCGGAGCTCCTGTGCGTCCGTAAGGAGGCtgtaagtgaatattcataacaATGATCCTGGTGGAAGAAAGCAGAGGAGGAAAGTGGGCCGTGGGTGTCTGCAGTGCAGAACAAAGCGGGACGCTTCTCCTTCTCCATGCTAGCTTTCAGTTCTCTGTCTGGAGTGTTGGGAGGCTGGCCTGTTAGCAACCGTGGCTAACAAGTGTAAATATGAGCCACGCATAGGGTGACCCCACATGAGTCTCACTCTCGCACGGTCCTGTAAATATACCTTTCCAATGGAATTCTTAGCTAAGGGGTTGTTATTGTGACAACTTGTTTTTGGAAATGATctgatttatgtttttttttctgtgattaCAAAATGGGTTGAGTAATTGCAACAGAGTAATTTAAGTAATTTATCTGTGTTACGGAAGGTTTTTGCCTCTgcttacaattttttttatgttatttgttcctTGGAAGTCACTATAATTTCTTTTGCCTTTTTCTTTAATTAGttgattaaaatgtttttaaaggaCAAAACTATTTAATCTGCCGTGGCTTGTCAGAACTAGTCTCTGTGGCAGAGAAACTAAATCCTCTCCCCTTGTCCTGTTCATGGTGCCTGAAAGTAATGGCTCACATATTTATTGTAAGTTTCTGGCTAATTTGAGATAGAGGGATCAGTTGGGGGATGGCATTGTTTGGTTTGGGAAGTATTCTGTTGGTCGCCTGGCAACAGGCTCCTGGAAACGGGAGTGGACGGTGTTGCCCCTGGAAACCGCTGTTGCTCTGCAAACAATGTGGGCCAGTGCAAACAAGAGCCAAGATTGTGGGCTCCTGCTTTTAATTGAACATCTGTATGTGTTTTTCTCTGATTGAATGCTCCGCAAATCAGATAAGCTAGTGACTGATGTATTACACCGTGCCCAAACTTTTCTGCAAAATAACAGGCATGGTTTTGTATTAAATTAATAGAGGCTTAAAATCAAGTTTCCCGGGTTTCTTTTGCTCTCGCTCCGAGATTTTCAGCTGTGACAGTTAAATTGCAGTAAATGGATCTACAGCTGTAGTGATATTCACTGCTGCGGCAGTCATTCCACATTCTCGTGTTCTGCGTAAGTGTCCCCCTTTGTTTCCCTTTGTTTGAGCGTCTCTGTCGTCATTCTGTGAAGCTTGGAGATGGAGAAAGTTTGCTGAGGAAGCCAGAAAACTGAAGTTTTGCAGCACAGCCCCATTCGGCTTCGGCCGGGGTACTGCAGGACCCCCGCGGCCTGTGGCCTTTGTGTGCCTCACAGCGGCTGGTGGGGAATTTTGTGTGGCTTTTAACCTTCACCGGGGCCTCTGGTTGGCAGGGGAGAACGCCTGCCCACGGTCCCTGCACTCAGTGCTACCCCTTGCCCCCCGAGTCCAGCGCTGTCTGTCAGCTTCACTCCATTGATGGCATTTTGGGCCTGATATGTTTCATTGAAATTCCCTTTGTGTTTCTGAGAGTTCCCAGGTCTAAGTAAAGAGGCTGATTTCTAACGGGCCATGTTTAGCTCCAGGACGTAAGAGTCTGGCTCATTCCTCTCCTCTGTGAGTAAATGTTGCCACTGGGGAAACCAGTCCAAAGATAACTGGAGAGATTGTCAAGCACATATTTATAACTGAGTGGACGCTGTGGTCAAATTCCTTTCTTTTAAAAGAGCAGGAAACTTGAACCCTGCTTTTTTTTCTCGTTCTATCTAAGAAAGGTATGAAAGTCATCAGGCTGTAGTGTTGAAAGAGCTTTGATTTAATATGGCACATCTGGATTTGACCAGCTGTTTTGCTGATGTTGTGGGCAGACTGATGGGTGTTGTGTCTCTTTTGGACCCCCCCTCTAGGGGCGGGTGTATTGACTGAGAAACAGGGGTGCTACCGTGGTTACCGTGGAGCATAGGGTCTTTGTGCTGTCATTCCCTCTGGGTACCATCTGATAGTGTGGATGACAGCTGAGATGCTTCTGGAATAAGGTGTGCACACGTGCCCATCagcattttgttgttgttgtggctGTATGAATATTTTTCTACAAAATGCAAAATGTTGAATTTGCACATAGAGGCGTACAAAGGCACGTGTATGTCCGTGCACGCGCAAAATGGTTTGGTAACCGTGTGCTGGAGAGGTAACCACCTCAGTCACCTTGGTGTTTTTGAGTTCCTGCACCATCCTTAACACCGATTACTCACCTTGCGTTCCTTTGCCAATCCAGTCTGTTGTCCCGGCAACCAGAGAGGTGGCACACCCATTGCCAGAGTGGCTGTATATCTGATGGCGTGAAAATGAGATTTCGAAATCTTTATGCTTCCCTGTAAAATGAGGAAGTATTATTTTTGctcgacaaataggaggagttttttttttttcttacaatgCTTTATAGAATGTCATTAAATTTgaacacaataataaaaaaacattctCATGATTTCATGAACCAGTAAATTTCCTTTCCTGGGAGTTAAAATGAATTATCCCAAGGTTTAAAGCCTGGTATGGTATGTAATATCGTTGCATGCATTATGATGTTACATTGGAGTATTATGACTAATCAACTTCCCGTCACCTAAACTGTAGTCTTGCACAGATCTTGCATGTGACAGATGGCGTAATGAAGTCTCTCGTCTGTGTTTGCTGACTGATTAGGGGTCGCACGCTCCATTCGTAGATGTGCTCCCTCTAAGTTTTCctcctttctctccctctttctccttGTCGTTTTcccttctctctccttctctccatctctcccccTCTTTTGCTCCCTCTATTCTCAAGTTACTTTGCATGAGCTTCAAAAGAAAATAGAAAGGGGGTGCAGGGGGTATTTGGGAGGGCAGGGTCGGGGGTGGTTGCCATGGATTCCTCACCATAGCAACCGACCAACATTTACAAAGCATTCAGGAATTTCCTCATATCAGCTGGATTATTGAAACCCCCAAAGGACATCTCTCATTTGAAACAAATGCAGGAAACCTTCCGGAGCAAGGCGGGGGCCCGAGTCCCCGCTGCCTGTAGAGATTTTTGTTTTGAGGGAGAAGCAGTGGTTTCTTGGGTTTCCCTCTGCTTCACCCTGCTTTGACGCTTATTTCCCACTGCGCTTCTCTCTTTGTGCTGAGCTATTGTTCACTTTCTTGCCCGTCACATGGTTTGTGTCCTTTACATTTTTGGGAACCGCTTAAGGTTTCTGAGCCTTACTGTTTGTTGCTTAGCCACTCGGTGCGGCTCCCCTTCCCGTTTATCGGCAGCATTCAGCCCGTCGCCGTGGAGGTCTCTCTGCTGTCGTGATTTGGAGTGGGCCTCATGGATTAGAGCCGTGTGGAAACTCATCTGGGTCTGCCGGCTTCCTGTTCCCTAGGTGGATGGCCACCCTGTCCGGTTATGTGGATGTAATGCTGTAGCTTAATAAGTAGAGTATCGCACACGGGTCGTAGGTTCCAATCCCAGGCGACACACACAAATTGTAACCCTTCCCTCTTCTGTTAATCGCATGTAGTGATTGCTCTTCTTGTTCCTGTGGTGGTTCCCGGGGCTTGGTGGATTTGTGTTTCGTGTGGCCTCCCACCTCCTCAACTGGCTCACTGTGCCCTCTGCCCACAGGCTTCAGTATGCAGAGCTCGGAGGGAGGGTCCGACTCGGCGTCCAGCGGACCCCTGCGCACGTCCACCTCGGCCCAGGCCCCCGTGGTGCAGGCCGTGCCGGCTTCGCAACAGGTACCTCTGAGTGAAATTGGTCGTTTGAGCTTCGGGACGTTTGTAACCCTGCTCTTATGTCCCTCCGCCGATATAATGAAGGTGTTTGTTCCATAGCTTAGAATGTAGCATGATCACACAGGGAACCCGCCTGCCTCGACTCAAAGGAGATTTACAGAGGTTTACCGTCTGCCCGCAGAAGCTCCCTCTACAGGTCGCTCGGGTACCTGCAGGTCACTGTTTACCATCAGCGAGTTAGCGCGGACTCTCCAGTGTGAGCCCCTGTGACCTGTGTGCACAGACAGTGATGAGTTTGCAGTGAGAGAGGTGCAGTGATTTCTTTTACCGCTTGCTTGCCCATAGCTGTGTTGTCATAGCAGGGGCCATGTGCAGCTACCGCCTaccctgccacccccccacacaaatCTTAGAAATTGTTCAGCTTTTACAGATGGTGGTTTTGGAATCAGGATTTTGCGAGGGAGCCAAAAGGCAGCTTTTGTGTTTCACTGTTAATGTTTCTGGTAGTGCATCATATTTAGCCTTGACAGCTGAGCCCTCCTGAGCAAAGCCAGCTCTGCCCTACTTAGTGTAGCCCTGTGATCTATGTGGCTGTACCTTCGCAGATCCCGAGCTTCTGACGTAAACCAGGCACTATATAGCCTGCGTTGTGGCTGCTTAGGGGGTACTCGTGAAAATGTCCGACACCCCCTCCAACACACTTTCGGGCTTGCAAAGCTTTTAAACACCTATGTAGTAAGGGAGGTAAGGGGCACCTAAAGGGGAAATGTTAGTACTCCGGGGGAATGTGTGCTGATGTGAAGGGGCTTCCCGTCTCCCCTCAGAGGGTGCTGGTGCAGGCCGCGGGCTCGGCCCAGAAGAGCACCTCCACACAGCCACTGCCGGTGCCCAGGGTGCAGCAGGTCCCTCAGCCGGTAGGCACGCCACGCCTCACCACACCCAGATCACCAGCAGGAAGCTGACCATGCCCACGTTTGTCTTTACGCAAGATTCCTCTGAATCCGTTTGAACAAAGCCGCTCAGGGGAGAGTAAAGCTAGTTGTCACACGTAGATGCTCCTGTACAATGCAGGTGAATCTTTTGGAGAGATGTAGGAGGTGGGTGGAGAAGGTCATGTGACTTTACGCTTTACAGATAATAGATTGTAAGGATCTCCTAagcgaatgaatgaatgaaaatggTTTGACAATAAGTGTTCAGTGGCAAAACAGACACAGTACATTTGGCCAGGATTGCCCAAGCAAATCTCTATTTGATCTTAGGGAAAGATGTTCATTTGCTAATTCGGGTATTACTTGCATGGTAACACCCTGGGAAATGGCTCGCAATTAGACCAAAAGCAAACTGTCTCTGTGCAGCACCTTGCGGGATATTTATAACTGGTTGGCTTTAACTTGACTTCCCCGTCCTACAAATTTCTGAATCTGCTCCTTAAAGTCCCCATTTCGGATGCCTGCCATGtgacgctcccccccccccccccccacccccacccgaaGGTGCAGCAGCAGGTCCAGCATGTGTACCAGTCCCAGATCCAGTACGTGGATGGCAGCGAGGCAGTGTACACCAATGGAACCATGTAAGCCACTGGCTGAGAGCtgttgtggagggggggggggcggggaggggatGCATACCCTGGGGGAGCGTGTACTTAGAATGCCCcccgaaaaaaagaaaaaagaaaagcatgttAGCTTGAGTGTTTTCCTTTCCCGACCACAGGTGGCTCCCCTGCCACTGGCgtgatataaataaataactccATAAAATGGTAATTGAAGTCGACAAGGCAGAATTCTTCTGTCAGTATTATTTCTTATCTGCCTTTCGGTCGCCTTTTCATTGCCGTGTCACTAATTGGCttgtaattaaaagttaattaaacaGATGTGCACAAGGTTAGAGTGATATAACAGATTTAAAGCCCGTCCAATAGGAATAATTGGGAAACGCCTATCGGCTCTGTTTGGCTGAGGACTGCAAGCGAAGGCAGGATTATCCCTGTCAGTTATTCCATCAGACTGGATTCTTTCCTTTTTTGTGCTTTCTTTGGCCTATTGCAGTATGTAATACTATGTAACATTGTATTGcagtatgtaactgtatgtttattagTGTGCTGCTCCGTCTGTTAAGGACCCTTCTCACTTCACATTGCTGAGCCAGTGGGCTCTGCGTAGTGTGCGATGATGGAAAAAAACACTGCTCCCGAAATACCTGCAATTTCCCCCCACTCAGTCGCGCAGCCTATTCCTACAACACCGACGGGCAGCTGTACGGCCAGTCCAGCGGAGGGGCCTACTTCGACACACAGGCGGGGGCCGGTACGCCAGTCACGGCTGTTGTGTCGTCCGCCGGCGGCAGTGGAGGCGGGGGCGGCGGGCCCCCCCACGGCATGGTGGGCATCGCGATGGATGTGGGCGGCAGTCAGATTATCTCCAGCGGGGGCAGCGCCTACCTCATCCACGGGAGCGGCATGGAGGGCAGCCGGCACCACGTCTCCCACTCCGCCCGAGCCTCGTCTGCCATGGTACGCCCCGACGGGAGGCTCTGGGGCCTCCGGGACCCCGCAGCTGGTGCCGAGAGGCAGCCGCGACCGTCACACTGCCCCTGGTGGTGTGTTTGAGCATCTGCTTCTCTGTGGGTCAGGATGTCCCTGAGGATGGGGCGAGTCGTGTGAGCTAGCGGTGGTGCGCTTGGCGAGCATGAGGACACCCACAGGCTCCGGGGCTTCATAGAGCTGTGTGATGTCAGCTCAGGTTATCAAGCCAGACATGCTGGAAATGAGCAGAACGCCACTGCAGGCTTTGATGTTATTGAACATGTATCATATTATTCAGTATTATCATTAGCTCCTGTCCAGCTGAGTAATTAGTATCCAGCACAATAATGtacccagaatcctctgctTACGATCAGAGAGCTTGCTCCACACAGCTCTGTGGGTGACAGGTAGAGGGCGCTACGGATACGATGCCTGGTGGTGTCCTCGTCTGCCTGACCTGCCTCGCCTCTCCCACCTCATGCCGTCGCAGCGTGTGGCGCTCACGAGCGCCCTGGAGCCTTGGGAGCTGGGGGGCCTGTTTCTTCCGCTTGCATCTATCCTGCCCCCTTAACCACATGGATACTTCCTCAGCACATTACACCCTCCCTGTCACCTGGTTGGGGCTGTAGGATTCAAAGCAACCGCACGGGGCTGAAATCTGGGCACATGCTGGAAACGATGTCTGCCAACGATAACCAGGAAGGACATTGGCATTGCAGCATGGtgccggctgggggggggggggtggggttataTGCGATGTGCTTCCTTATTActctggggatttttttttttcttttcactgtttcctcccccaccccctttgtCAGAGGTTGCTGGGAGGGGTGATAATTTTATTGGCGGGACTGGAAATTGACAGCTTACTCCCATTGACTGCTGTGTGGCCCCATGCCCTGCTTGTAGTCCACATTTGCATACATTTCACTGTCAGACAAGGAGGGCCTTCAGTCTGCAGCTTAACCCTATGAGTCCTCTCATTTGCATGCTTTTTGTTAGCGGTAATGAATTCGGCTGCAACACTGACTCGAGTGTAATGGGAACGCAGAGATCTGGCTGCAGCTAAGTCTCATTTCCCTTCTGTTGTGTTTTGTTCTTCCTCTCCCCTTTTTCTTTCCCTCTTTTATATATCTGCATGcttcttcctcttcttttttttttctttagcttGAAATGGCGATTGAAAACCTCCAAAAGTCTGAGGGGATAGCAACTCACAAAAGCACCCTGCTCAACAGCCATGTAAGTCAACCAGTCAACCAGGAGCGTGCTTGGAGACATGGGTCCCTTCctctgcttgcctgcctgcctgcttgcctgcctgctcccccccccccccaccgcgacCGAGCCAAACCCATCGCCTCTCGACCTTCTCAGGCCAGATCAGTCGATCCCTGATCCTCAGACTTGATCCCTGGGCCTCTGGTCTGGCTTGTGGTGCCTGTGTGGCCGTGTGTGTGCACAAAGCCTCCTGCTGCCCGCCCCGCCCTCCAGCCCCCCCGTCCGCCTGCACCCTCCAACACCCTTCTCCTCGGATAACATCCTCAGAGTTCGGTTAAGGCCAGTAGGCGTGCCGGTGCGTTCCCAGACACTCAGGAACGTGCGTGAGCGACACGGAGCCTCTTCATCTCCTTTCGCTTTCCATCTTCACACTCAGAATATAATTCATACTCCCCGCCCTTCCTTTGTGCGAGACGTTCAGACGCTATGCCGAAATCGCTTTCAGGTGAAAATCATGCGTTTGTTCATTTGCTCTGCCATCGTGGGGACGGGAGCCTGTTTAGGCCACGCTTGCACCCTCATGGTCGTAACAGAGAGTCTGTCTTCTGGGAGATTCCCCAGGATACACTGCTTTTGTCCAACAGCCCCTCCCCTTTCTGCCCCTCCCCTTTCTGCCCCTCCTCTTTCTGCCCCTCCCCTTTCTGCCCCGCCCAACAGCTGTTTAGTATCCGGCTCGTCCAAGACGGATCTCTTCGCCCTGGAGATGAGATTACATTGCTGTAGTTACGCAGACGATTATGTATCTTTCAGAGACGCaccgccccccgcccctcctcccctccacGTGCTGCACAACTGTAACATAATTATCCATGACATCAAAGCAGCCTCTGTGGGATAATGCCTCGGTGTTTCGCTCCCCTTCCTGAGACACGTGCTGTAATGATGTCGTATCTGCATGTTGGGCCAGTAAGCTTCAGTGTAATGGATGTGACGCTCCGCCGGATTCGCTTCATTACCTGCGAGCGTGGTACGGGATGGAGCTTTGAAACTTCTCACCGCTTTTTGAAACGTGTTTGTTTGTGCCTGTCGTCTGGGCGTGGCGAGACGAAGACCCTGGGAGATTAGGAGAGCCGATGCGTCTGCATGATAATCTGCAGCGTGTCTATGACCTTTAGGGCTCTCGAGGCTCATTGTCATTGTGACGGACAGGCTCAGTGGGGCGCAGtgacgctgcagtcagaccTGGCTCACTGACCCAGCGCGGTCAGCGTGCAGTCAGTGTGCCTAAATCTGCCTATGCGTCCTGCTCAGCTCCAGTGGCTGCTGGACAACTACGAGACAGCAGAGGGCGTCAGTCTGCCACGCAGCTCCCTGTACAACCACTACCTTCGGCACTGCCAGGAGCAGAAGCTGGACCCGGTGAACGCCGCCTCCTTCGGCAAGCTTATCCGCTCCGTCTTCATGGGGCTGCGCACGCGCCGCCTGGGCACCAGGTGTGAGATGGGGCCGCCGTCCGACCGGGTCAGGTTACAAAGCAGGACGCCACCACGACGCTCTTCGAATCCTTGCTCACCAGCACTGCCCTCTCTCTCCACAAGGGGGAACTCCAAGTACCATTACTACGGCATCCGCGTCAAGCCCGACTCGCCGCTCAACCGGCTACAGGAGGACTCGCAGTACATGGCCATGCGACAGCAACCCGTGCACCAGAAGcagaggtgcccccccccccgtctcgtTCTACCACGCATACCTCTGTTGGCGAAAACCTACTAATGCACTTCCCCCTTCCCCCCTCCCGCAGGTTCAAGCCGATGCAGAAGGTGGACGGCGGGGTGGATGGCCTGTCCGGGGCGGGGCAGCACCTCTCCATCACACCCGAGCAGTCAGTAGCTGCCCAGAGTCAGCATCACCAGCAGTACATCGGTAAGGGGCCAGCCGgggtggccaccagggggcgcagcTCGTCCGACATCATGACCGCATATCTTACCTGTTTCCATAGCAATGACAGGGGGATTGTAGACCGGCACCCAGGTACTGTGCCTTCTGTAGTTAACTTATTTTAGCTATTAAGGCAGCTTCTGGCAGAGGGGTAGGTGATGTTTGGAAGGGGGCGGGGGAGCCGCTCGCAAGGTCTCAGCACATGGCTTCTTCAcggctgtgtgtctctgtcaccGTCCCACCAGATCTGTCCCGCACGCTGCCGCCGTTCCCCACCCCCAACCTGGACTCCCACCCGCTGCCCGA is a window of Brienomyrus brachyistius isolate T26 chromosome 15, BBRACH_0.4, whole genome shotgun sequence DNA encoding:
- the rfx2 gene encoding DNA-binding protein RFX2 isoform X3, with amino-acid sequence MQSSEGGSDSASSGPLRTSTSAQAPVVQAVPASQQRVLVQAAGSAQKSTSTQPLPVPRVQQVPQPVQQQVQHVYQSQIQYVDGSEAVYTNGTIRAAYSYNTDGQLYGQSSGGAYFDTQAGAGTPVTAVVSSAGGSGGGGGGPPHGMVGIAMDVGGSQIISSGGSAYLIHGSGMEGSRHHVSHSARASSAMLEMAIENLQKSEGIATHKSTLLNSHLQWLLDNYETAEGVSLPRSSLYNHYLRHCQEQKLDPVNAASFGKLIRSVFMGLRTRRLGTRGNSKYHYYGIRVKPDSPLNRLQEDSQYMAMRQQPVHQKQRFKPMQKVDGGVDGLSGAGQHLSITPEQSVAAQSQHHQQYIDLSRTLPPFPTPNLDSHPLPDCLTMSDVKKLQGLYRDHCEATLDVVMNLQFHYIEKLWQTFWYSTAPSSDGPTALPNSEEEPEGTLSREKLVALCKYEPLKLWMRSCDHILYQALVEILIPNVLRPVPSTLTQAIRNFAKSLEGWLTTAMSDFPQDIVRSKVAVVSAFAQTLRRYTSLNHLAQAARAVLQNTSQINQMLSDLNRVDFANVQEQASWVCQCNESVVQQLEQDFKVTLQQQSSLDQWAAWLDNVVNQVLKPHEGSPSFPRAARQFLLKWSFYSSMVIRDLTLRSAASFGSFHLIRLLYDEYMFYLVEHRVALATGETPIAVMGEFSDLNSMMPTLMDKEPPYPDDMSEMGSDGDTSQRTGEPTVKRERVEINHSLQEI